In Nematostella vectensis chromosome 3, jaNemVect1.1, whole genome shotgun sequence, the genomic window TAAAATTGAAACAAATTTCATTAAAACTTGCCCATTCATTGCAATACCACTTATTTTTTAATCTACTGTTACAAAGGGAAAACTTCTTACCTCAAGACAAATACAGCATTCATCATGTCCTGAATTTTCCCTACACTTGTGTTTCCCCTGCAGTCTAACGTCCAAACAAACATTGCAGACTTCACAATGGAATGACTGATCTTTGTGTATCCTGCAAATGCCACACTTATCACAATGGTAAGGCTTTTTCTCGTTGCCGGTGAAGTGCTTGCAAATGCCACAGAAAAACTCGGCTAATGGAGCTTTGCAGCTCTGACATGAGTTGCTCTTTTCTGTGATGTCCTGCTCATGTAGACAGGTGAGGCATATAAGGCGGATAGCATCTTTTGCCTTGCGTGAAGACTCCCTGCATTCCTTTGATTCGTTGTGGCAGCGATGACATGGGAAGAACTTAAGGCAGCATGGAAACATCACATGACATCTTCTTTTGTAGTGTTCACAGGGCCATTCATCAGATGTCACTTGAGATGGGCACTTCTCATAGCTTGGTACAAATGTTTTTACCTTTTTCTGTAGACTTTGCCGTGGTTGCTGCTTGTGCTGTTGTTGTGTACTCTGCTGGCGTTGACCTTGATGGCCTTGATGTTGTCTTTGACGTCCTCTCTGTTGTCCCTGGATAACAccttgctgttgttgttgttgctgatcATTTTGTTGGCTTTGCCGTGGTTGCCCCTGCTGTTGAAACCTTTCCCTCTGTCTTTGCTCGGCTTGTTGCTGCTGCAGTTCGTGTTGTTGACGTTGCTGCTCTTGCTCATGTTGTTGCTTTCTTTGCCTACCCTCTTCTTGCAGCTGCTGCTGTTCTCGCACTTTACTTTCCTTTTCTATTTGTTGATCCCTCTCCTTCTGTTCGGCTTCATGTTGTCTTTGAGCCCTGATCTCCTCGACCCTGCGCTTCATACGCTCACGCACATCTTTTCGACGTTCCTCTTCCCTCTCGCGTTCACGTTTCCTGTGCTCTTCTTCAAGAATCATCAAACTCTCCCTTTCCTTCGCGAAACTCTCCAACGTATTCCAAACTGACGACATTGTCTCCTCAAGTGCCTCTAGCGACCTCTCATTTCCATGGCTCCATCCTTCTCTTCCTGGCATTAAGAGACTAGAGTTATACCCAGCATTGAATGTCCCAGACATGCTTCTCACAACAGGCCCGAATGAACCTGTTACTTCATCAGCTTTCAAACCTTGGGATTTTGAATATTCCGCAGGGTTGTTTAATCCCGAGTAAGTTTGAGTGTGATGGTACATTGGTACTGGAGGCGCAAGAATTTCACGTTTCTGACTCATACCCGGGTACCATGGCAACGGACGGGATTTAGGACGTGCGCCTGTTCTCTTGTATACACTTGAAACCACTGCAGAATCTTTGGCAGGTTTTGGTACAGTAGGATATGGGTCGATTGTCCTGGAAGTAATACTAGATGCACTGTTTACATCTGAAGAGAAACCATTTCTTGCATTCTTGTCGTAGGTCTGCTCTCTAGTCATACTTGATGATTCGCTTGAATGATCTCTAGTCTTCCCAAGTGACCCACTGTAACCTAGCATATCGTCTGTTATACTGTCATCTATGAAGTAGTGTAGAGCCAGTGCCTCGCTTTTGCCCGTTCTACTATTGCTTCCATTGCATTCTTGGGTGTCTTTTTCATACACTTTTCTACTATCTTTATCAATTTCGTCTCCTTGCTTGTCTGCCTTAATATTTTCGATCTTTTCGTCGGTACTAATTTCGCTGACTTCAATTTGACGACCTACTCTCTTCGGCTGCTCACCAGTTTTGGCCAAATCAATGTTTTCTACGTCCATCTTCTTTCTACTGAGCTTTAGCGGTGTCTTCGTTTTGTCTTTGTCATTTGATTCGTCTTTATCATTATCTGAAATCTGAGTCTTCTTATAGTCCAGTACAATATCGCTGTCTGCAACTACATCTTCGCACAGATGACTAAACGGCGGCCTTATAACGGCATCGCCAATAACATGACCTGACCGTAGGTTTATGGCTTGGTGTTGATAGTCGCTATTCAAAGATGTTGCCTTCTTGATGTCTTTCCCAGGAGCTGAAGCATTCAAAGATAGAGTACTTGCAGACTGCACTCCATCTACCAGATCAGTCGCGTCCGTTTGATTGGTAGCTGTTTGAGGGAGGGACGGCCAGGGTGGATCTTCTGACGTTGATCTTGTTCGAGATTCAGCATTTTGCGAAGCACTGGGGTGAAGTAATTGCGTTGAGGACGCTGGGTCAGTTTGCTCTTGTGAGTGCTCTCGTCTTTGCTGTCTCATTCTCTCTACTTCGGCAGGAATTAGGAACATTTGCAAATCGCGTCTAGTTTTCTCAAGTTCAAAGTACTTCATTCCGTATTTACACAACACTTCTTCATCTTCTTCAAGCTTCAATTAAGTGAATAAAACAAATCATTAGATAAAATATGATGCTACCGTAAAGGCATATTTTTGGAAATGACTGCAGGTAAATGTAGTGAGTAGAATCTTATCCAACCCTAATGAACTTCTCCCGACTACCCACATCTCTGTTAGGAGGAAGAAGTTCCTTGTACGAGTCTTACTAATGAGCTTGATGGATTCACACGACTACCCGCATCTCCGTTAGTAGGACTAAGTTCTTTTGTACGAGTCTTGCCCAAGCATAATGAGCTTTCCAGGTTCCCTTGACTACCCGCATCTCTGTTAGGAGGGAGTCTTACCCAAACATACAGAGCTGAATGGGTTCCCCCGACTACCCTTATATCTGTTAGGAGGGAGTAGTCGTTTTGTACGACTCTAACCCAAGCCTAATGAGCTTACCGGGTTCTCCCGACTACCACCATCTGTGTTAGGATTGACCATTTCGTCTGCAGGAGCTTGATAAGGATGCCTTTCTGAATCATACTCCATGCTGAGCGAGTTCGTCTGGGTGTAACCATCCTCCAAGATTGTGTGCTCATCACTATCCCGGCATGCAGACACGCGCAGTTCCTGCTCTTGGTTGCCAAGTATCTCATTATCAGCCACAGTGGCTCGGTGAAGTAACAAAACGGCTTCTTCTATTTTGATATCTGATTGCTTTGCGGCAGATTCGCGCTTTTCATCCCTCAGTAGAGCCTGTGGAATATTTTTAACGGTGAACATAATCCCTTATCATTCCCAAAACTTAACAAGGTTTTACTTTCTGTTTTGATATGGTTTTTGATTAATTGGGTGTGAGAATTAAAGGTGAGATCTATTttatacgaaaaaaaaaacttttgttgGTGATCATGGTGACATGAAATTGTAATTGAACATGTGAAGTAAACAcaacaataaagaaaaaacagtACGACGATTGTACTATGTTTTTGTCATTGTTTGAGAAAAATGCTGCTTATGGAAACAGCTTTTTGATCAAGCGAGTAAGGACCCCATCGTTTTAATGCAGCCAAATATTTGATTGGGTTTAAAATTGCTCATCACCcatgcattaaaaaaaaaacatttcatacACTTCTTTGTTACAACAAATACTGGTAGACGACTGGACAGATGTTTGTCTATTGAAAACCTCTTCTGATTCCTTACTCAAGCTGCAAAATATTTTGTACATCAGAAAAGAGAAATGCTAGTTTCAGATGAGATCTGATTGGTTTAAAAATCACTTTCGGTAAGCAAACTATTTTCAAGCATTGACTTGATGCGATCTCTTACATCCTTCATTGTGAGACCTCATTATTGCAGTGCGGACAATTTAAATCTTCCTCCatacagcaaaaaaaaaaacattccttCGTGCGTCATTTGCCAAATCGCTTAGCGTAGTTACATCTCTATTAAATTAGTATCCATAATTGAATATCTTATCGACATCCACGTGTTGTGTCTAGTAGTCTGAAAATTCATATTGTTAGATATTGGAGATCAAAGTTAATCTTTGTTAAGATGCAAATAATAGCGTGTTAGTGTTGCTTCCGCATGAGCAGGGAAGCTATTGAAAGAAGACTCAAGGTCATCCCATATCATGAAATAGCGTTGGAGCAATAAAAGGTCCCATTACGGTTACCAGGAATTGATAGGGCACCACATAACGAAAATCAGATAAAAAGATCCTGATCTTACCTTTTATACACTTATCTTACCTTCAGGCTTTCCTTTTCGTCTCTCAGTTTTGCACACTCCTTTTCCAATCCCTCGTAGAAACCTTCAGTACGACATACACCAAGCTCTGAAACTATCGCAATATGGACTTGGAACGCGTTCTCTACTCTCGCTACTGGCACGTGACCGAAATCACTCATGCACTCTCTGACCACGTGTTCCAGAGCATCGATTTCATCACACTCTGGTTCATCATCATTGCGATTCTTTAGACACCCTGTTGCTATAGTGATCGAACTGCCCATATGGAAGACTTGCACGATACCCTTCGTATGGGATGCAGATAGGAACACAGAATGATCATCTTGGAGGTTTCCCTGCACATGTCTCTGACGTTTGAGTCGGAGCACAAGGATCCTGTAAATGGAAGAAGCTTCCCATTCGTCTGCAAAGTCGCAAGTGGTGACTGATGTTCTTGGATCGAACGCCACGCCGTTTTTAGAGAGCAAGTGCTGTCCTGGATTACCCATCAAGGCGTAACACATAACAATAGATAGTGCAGCGATTGGTAATGTCTGCACAATGTCAAGGACATACAATCCTGGGTCCTGAGAATTCTTTGGAAGTGAGTACAGTAGCTTAATAAAACTCATAACATACTCTACTACTTTATTCGCTTTGTTAACGTCTGGGATGTCCGAAGTCCGACATGTGATGAGGTATTTGTGGGTGTTAGAGTCATCGACAATGAATTCATAGAAAACCCGGAACGTCTCATCTGTTTTGCTGTTAGAGGTATCGTACTGTATGATGATAAAAACAGTGACGTTTTTATCGTTGATGCAGCTCTCGCGTTTGGTAACATAAGCTGGTGACAATCCACTAGTATTGATATATTTCACGCGTGCTCCACCACTTGATAGTAGATCTTCAAACATCGTGAACAGAGCGAATATAGCATCTTTAGACTGACAATACAAAGCCATCGccaaaagaattactgtaataGCTAGAACATTCGGATCATTCTCGAGGGAACAGCATTGTACAGTTGACAATGCTGTCTTAGTAGATTCTACTTGGTCTAGTATCAACATGGTGCGGGCGGCTTCCGCGCACTTCTTGTTCATCAATCTAGACTTGCATTCTATGACGTCCTTTAGAATGACATCAGGGTGTTTTGGGGTCCCGTAGAATGCAATCAGATCTTCACGGGACATCTCGAGAACATGATTATTGTCTACCCAGACTCCGAACATACCGCAACCACGACAACCTGCATTTTTCTGACGACCGAATTTCTCTCGCAGGAACTCTGCCTGTTCTTGGTGTAGCATACTTTTATCAACAAATCCCTCCCGTCCATGTTTACGGCTGGACATTTCGTAGAATTCCAGGAGCATCGGATGTTCAAGAGGGGAACGTATTAACAAGTCCTCTATCGTCTCAAACTTCAGATGAACATCTTGGAATTTATAGCTAAGAGGGTAGAGCGATGCTGCAATAAAGGCTAACCCAAGTAAAGTAGTGTGGTCAGAACCTAGGACTGCTTCACAAGCCTGGAAAACCAGACTTAGCATTTTCTCTCCCTTCGCCCACTCCCCTTCTTTGCAAAGGGCGCGAATGGTCTCTTCCGTTGCCCCTACAATGAATGTTTCAGCGAGAAATTCGTCCTGCAACACTTCCATTTTCTCGAGAGTCATGACAAAGTTTTCATTAATCGCTTGAGCCTCTGCGTATCTCCCAAGAGAGCGGAGTACCAAACAAAGGCGAAGACGCCACAGAGCTTCAGCATTTGGTAACTTTACTGGTAGGAGGTCTAGACCTTTAAGACATTGTCTTATAGCATCCTCGCAAGGACACCACTTGCACATAGCATAATTGGCATTAGCTAAATTAGTAAAAACCGCAAGGGCAAGAAAGAGTTTATTTTCCAGTTCTTTTTGCATCATTATAGCATCAGAATTAGGAAACATGTTCAGAACTTCGGCCGAAAATGTTGATTTAGCACACGTCTTGAAATCGGATGGGTCGCCCTTAGTATCATGATAAAATAAATCTTTCCTATAAAAGTGTTGTTTTCGCATGCGAGGttcaatttctttttctaatacAGACACAGACTTCTTAAACAAACTCTCAAACGTCGACAAAGCCTTTTGAAACTCGCCCATTATCATTTCCAAATGTGCGTAGTTGATTGTGATTGTAGTTTCCATAGTGTCTTTAGCACATATGATATGGCGCATCTCCCTTGTAGGCGAATCTTCAACTTCTTGCAAATCCTGCTTTGCTTCGACAAACCAATTGCGCGCAACTTGGCAATCACCATTCATCATTAGCACGCAACCAATGTTATTTTTCAATATAgcttttaaaacaataaaagatGGACTGCCGTCCGTAGGTACATTGTCAATGGAGTCAAGAGCGAGAAACAAAATGGTTTTCGCGCAAGTATACATCCCTAGCTCAAAGGCCACAGCACTCACATAGGTTAAAAACTCGATGAATGGATGGACATTTGCCAGTATGCTGACGTCTTGAAACACACATCCATGGCGAAGCGCCAGCGTGCGGGGAATTCCCTTATTTTTCATGAGCAGATATCTAAGAATTTTACCGACAAGCGGAGTAAAGTGTTCTGGCGTAACTTCGGGCTTGCCGATGCGATCACTTATCTGACTCACATAATCTCGCGCTTTCTGAGGCGACGATTGTAGGTTATGCAGGGCTTGGATGAAGAGATTGACGGTTCCCTTCATTGTACACAATACAGAAGGCCCCTCCTCCGATTCTTTTGACTTGGTGGCtatcgagaaaaaaaaacactatcgtaatatgttttaaaaataaaaagaatatcCTTTTTAACaagattattttaaaaaatatatacatatatagaTTTATATCTGTAGTGGTAAGTAAAAACATATACTTTATACAATTGTATCAGAGAACACCTGCTCAAATAAAATGCGTACAGGACCCTGAAAAAAACGCAAATAGCATGTTTATTAAAAAAGGACAGATAAATATGTCAAGGATCCAATGCAAGGCA contains:
- the LOC5508988 gene encoding uncharacterized protein LOC5508988, whose amino-acid sequence is MAPIDSATKSKESEEGPSVLCTMKGTVNLFIQALHNLQSSPQKARDYVSQISDRIGKPEVTPEHFTPLVGKILRYLLMKNKGIPRTLALRHGCVFQDVSILANVHPFIEFLTYVSAVAFELGMYTCAKTILFLALDSIDNVPTDGSPSFIVLKAILKNNIGCVLMMNGDCQVARNWFVEAKQDLQEVEDSPTREMRHIICAKDTMETTITINYAHLEMIMGEFQKALSTFESLFKKSVSVLEKEIEPRMRKQHFYRKDLFYHDTKGDPSDFKTCAKSTFSAEVLNMFPNSDAIMMQKELENKLFLALAVFTNLANANYAMCKWCPCEDAIRQCLKGLDLLPVKLPNAEALWRLRLCLVLRSLGRYAEAQAINENFVMTLEKMEVLQDEFLAETFIVGATEETIRALCKEGEWAKGEKMLSLVFQACEAVLGSDHTTLLGLAFIAASLYPLSYKFQDVHLKFETIEDLLIRSPLEHPMLLEFYEMSSRKHGREGFVDKSMLHQEQAEFLREKFGRQKNAGCRGCGMFGVWVDNNHVLEMSREDLIAFYGTPKHPDVILKDVIECKSRLMNKKCAEAARTMLILDQVESTKTALSTVQCCSLENDPNVLAITVILLAMALYCQSKDAIFALFTMFEDLLSSGGARVKYINTSGLSPAYVTKRESCINDKNVTVFIIIQYDTSNSKTDETFRVFYEFIVDDSNTHKYLITCRTSDIPDVNKANKVVEYVMSFIKLLYSLPKNSQDPGLYVLDIVQTLPIAALSIVMCYALMGNPGQHLLSKNGVAFDPRTSVTTCDFADEWEASSIYRILVLRLKRQRHVQGNLQDDHSVFLSASHTKGIVQVFHMGSSITIATGCLKNRNDDEPECDEIDALEHVVRECMSDFGHVPVARVENAFQVHIAIVSELGVCRTEGFYEGLEKECAKLRDEKESLKALLRDEKRESAAKQSDIKIEEAVLLLHRATVADNEILGNQEQELRVSACRDSDEHTILEDGYTQTNSLSMEYDSERHPYQAPADEMVNPNTDGGSRENPLEEDEEVLCKYGMKYFELEKTRRDLQMFLIPAEVERMRQQRREHSQEQTDPASSTQLLHPSASQNAESRTRSTSEDPPWPSLPQTATNQTDATDLVDGVQSASTLSLNASAPGKDIKKATSLNSDYQHQAINLRSGHVIGDAVIRPPFSHLCEDVVADSDIVLDYKKTQISDNDKDESNDKDKTKTPLKLSRKKMDVENIDLAKTGEQPKRVGRQIEVSEISTDEKIENIKADKQGDEIDKDSRKVYEKDTQECNGSNSRTGKSEALALHYFIDDSITDDMLGYSGSLGKTRDHSSESSSMTREQTYDKNARNGFSSDVNSASSITSRTIDPYPTVPKPAKDSAVVSSVYKRTGARPKSRPLPWYPGMSQKREILAPPVPMYHHTQTYSGLNNPAEYSKSQGLKADEVTGSFGPVVRSMSGTFNAGYNSSLLMPGREGWSHGNERSLEALEETMSSVWNTLESFAKERESLMILEEEHRKREREREEERRKDVRERMKRRVEEIRAQRQHEAEQKERDQQIEKESKVREQQQLQEEGRQRKQQHEQEQQRQQHELQQQQAEQRQRERFQQQGQPRQSQQNDQQQQQQQGVIQGQQRGRQRQHQGHQGQRQQSTQQQHKQQPRQSLQKKVKTFVPSYEKCPSQVTSDEWPCEHYKRRCHVMFPCCLKFFPCHRCHNESKECRESSRKAKDAIRLICLTCLHEQDITEKSNSCQSCKAPLAEFFCGICKHFTGNEKKPYHCDKCGICRIHKDQSFHCEVCNVCLDVRLQGKHKCRENSGHDECCICLEDAFTGCQVLACSHKVHRDCAVAMVRNGVRNCPICRHPLYTTTSTTSTGNNSERNDSGHNEDINSDGAEQ